In Candidatus Dormiibacterota bacterium, the following are encoded in one genomic region:
- a CDS encoding branched-chain amino acid ABC transporter permease, whose translation MIASLSGFSLLPSYTVIGLTLGGVYALAATGLVLIYRVSGVLNFAHGAVAMFSTFVAYQVSVVAGIPSLIGLLAAVATGALLGFVIEFLTIRPLTGRPPLTKVAVTIAWLLVLQTAAGIIWGSTGYHRPVQLVGSNGFTVPLTNVVVGFDQLTIFLVAIGLSLGTSALLRWTSLGAQMRAVADDPQAARLWGIDVDRVSAASWMIGSAMAAVAGVLITPLLNFDTYSLTVLVIDAFTAALIGRLTNLPLTVVGAILLGLVQYYPKAFFTQAGLSELSTFVLALITLAVVFRPGLAASRGRG comes from the coding sequence GTGATCGCGTCGTTGTCCGGCTTCTCGCTGCTGCCCAGCTACACGGTCATCGGGCTCACCCTGGGCGGCGTCTACGCGCTCGCCGCGACCGGGCTGGTGCTGATCTACCGGGTCTCCGGGGTGCTGAACTTCGCCCACGGGGCGGTGGCGATGTTCTCCACCTTCGTCGCCTACCAGGTCTCCGTGGTCGCCGGGATCCCCTCGCTGATCGGCCTGCTCGCGGCCGTCGCCACCGGCGCCCTGCTGGGATTCGTCATCGAGTTCCTCACCATCCGGCCGCTCACCGGACGGCCACCGCTGACCAAGGTGGCGGTGACGATCGCCTGGCTGCTGGTGCTGCAGACCGCGGCGGGCATCATCTGGGGCTCCACCGGCTACCACCGCCCGGTGCAGCTGGTGGGCAGCAACGGGTTCACCGTGCCGCTCACCAACGTGGTGGTGGGATTCGACCAGCTCACCATCTTCCTGGTCGCGATCGGGCTCTCCCTGGGCACCTCGGCGCTGCTGCGCTGGACCTCGCTGGGGGCGCAGATGCGCGCCGTCGCCGACGACCCCCAGGCGGCCCGGCTCTGGGGCATCGACGTCGACCGGGTCTCGGCGGCCTCCTGGATGATCGGCTCGGCGATGGCCGCGGTCGCCGGGGTGCTGATCACCCCGCTGCTCAACTTCGACACCTACTCGCTCACCGTGCTGGTGATCGACGCCTTCACCGCCGCGCTGATCGGGCGCCTCACCAACCTCCCCCTCACCGTCGTCGGGGCGATCCTGCTGGGACTGGTGCAGTACTACCCCAAGGCCTTCTTCACCCAGGCCGGGCTCAGCGAGCTGAGCACCTTCGTCCTGGCGCTGATCACCCTCGCGGTGGTGTTCCGGCCGGGGCTGGCCGCATCACGGGGACGCGGATGA
- a CDS encoding ABC transporter ATP-binding protein → MTVLLQIDGVSKRYGGVQALSDVSFRVERGQIKGLIGPNGAGKTSLFNCVCGVLRVDGGHIRYAGRDLHGLAPHRRARLGIARTFQTLELFRELTVLENLMVPVDAAARRGLIADALRLPRARFEEHRADERARALLHFLGIAEVAGIPGGDLAIGIQRRVELGRALALRPTLLLLDEPAAGLDSRETAELAGVLNRIRERFGTTMLLVDHDMSLVMRVCDDIAVLDYGRLIAEGPPERIREDPTVVRAYLGESAA, encoded by the coding sequence ATGACCGTTCTCCTGCAGATCGACGGCGTCTCCAAGCGCTACGGCGGCGTGCAGGCCCTCTCCGACGTCTCCTTCCGGGTGGAGCGGGGCCAGATCAAGGGGCTGATCGGGCCCAACGGCGCGGGCAAGACCTCGCTGTTCAACTGCGTCTGCGGCGTGCTCCGGGTCGACGGCGGGCACATCCGCTACGCCGGGCGCGACCTCCACGGCCTGGCGCCGCACCGCCGCGCCCGCCTCGGCATCGCCCGCACCTTCCAGACCCTCGAGCTCTTCCGCGAGCTCACCGTGCTGGAGAACCTGATGGTGCCGGTCGACGCCGCCGCCCGGCGGGGCCTGATCGCTGACGCCCTGCGCCTGCCCCGGGCGCGCTTCGAGGAGCACCGCGCCGACGAGCGCGCCCGCGCCCTGCTCCACTTCCTCGGGATCGCCGAGGTCGCCGGCATCCCCGGGGGCGACCTGGCGATCGGCATCCAGCGCCGGGTCGAGCTGGGCCGTGCCCTGGCGCTGCGCCCCACCCTGCTGCTCCTCGACGAGCCCGCCGCCGGCCTCGACTCGCGCGAGACCGCCGAGCTCGCCGGGGTGCTGAACCGCATCCGCGAGCGCTTCGGCACCACCATGCTGCTGGTCGACCACGACATGTCGCTGGTGATGCGCGTGTGCGACGACATCGCCGTGCTCGACTACGGGCGGCTGATCGCCGAGGGGCCCCCGGAGCGCATCCGCGAGGACCCCACCGTGGTCCGCGCCTACCTCGGCGAGAGCGCGGCATGA
- a CDS encoding class E sortase encodes MSSSRARASARPGSGRRLGPFRLVGVLVGLVLVGFGLALIVPPLWALWQRNRVDDNALNQWNGGGSQALVGGGAANYAGQCGTGDAATNYARVSFPSLAQYGYAGVAGDGTWDLLLHRSMVHYQGTAAPGQKGNDIIAFHREPEYEHIDQLNVGDIVDVQDRSCKTWAYRITGRWQLAPSKVTQLTSTDGHDLTLITCTPFWVDSQRLVWRATLVTGTGAQ; translated from the coding sequence ATGTCCTCCAGCCGTGCCCGCGCCTCCGCCCGTCCCGGCTCCGGCCGCCGCCTCGGCCCCTTCCGCCTGGTCGGCGTGCTCGTCGGCCTCGTCCTGGTCGGCTTCGGCCTGGCGCTGATCGTGCCGCCGCTCTGGGCCCTGTGGCAGCGGAACAGGGTGGACGACAACGCCCTCAACCAGTGGAACGGGGGCGGCTCCCAGGCGCTGGTGGGCGGCGGCGCCGCCAACTACGCCGGCCAGTGCGGCACCGGCGACGCGGCGACGAACTACGCCCGGGTCTCCTTCCCCAGCCTCGCCCAGTACGGCTACGCCGGGGTTGCCGGCGACGGCACCTGGGACCTGCTCCTGCACCGCTCGATGGTCCACTACCAGGGCACCGCGGCTCCGGGCCAGAAGGGCAACGACATCATCGCCTTCCATCGCGAGCCCGAATACGAGCACATCGACCAGCTCAACGTCGGCGACATCGTCGACGTCCAGGACCGCAGCTGCAAGACCTGGGCGTACCGGATCACCGGCCGCTGGCAGCTGGCCCCGTCGAAGGTCACCCAGCTGACCTCCACCGACGGCCACGACCTGACGCTGATCACCTGCACCCCCTTCTGGGTGGACAGCCAGCGGCTGGTCTGGCGGGCCACGCTGGTCACCGGCACGGGCGCGCAGTAG
- a CDS encoding ABC transporter ATP-binding protein, with translation MTPLLSVRGLRAGYGGIPVLFQVDLEVGEGEIVALLGANGAGKTTTLRAVSGMIPLMAGSVSLGGETVSGLPAQRLARLGIVHIPEGRGVFPSLEVEETLRLAASMAGVPRREVAGTLDEMYTTFPSLARRRGQAARHLSGGEQQMLALARGLIHRPRLLMVDEMSQGLAPTVVDALFALVATLPARGTSLLLVEQFVSRALALASRAYVLEKGELSYVGSAAALAADESFVRGSYLGDAGAPAGVGGSRG, from the coding sequence ATGACGCCGCTCCTCAGCGTCCGCGGCCTGCGCGCCGGGTACGGCGGCATCCCGGTGCTCTTCCAGGTCGACCTCGAGGTCGGCGAGGGCGAGATCGTCGCCCTGCTCGGCGCCAACGGGGCGGGCAAGACCACCACCCTGCGCGCAGTCTCGGGGATGATCCCGCTGATGGCGGGGAGCGTCAGCCTGGGCGGCGAGACCGTGAGCGGCCTGCCCGCGCAGCGGCTCGCCCGCCTCGGCATCGTCCACATCCCCGAGGGGCGCGGGGTCTTCCCCTCCCTCGAGGTCGAGGAGACGCTGCGCCTCGCCGCCAGCATGGCCGGGGTGCCGCGGCGCGAGGTCGCGGGCACGCTCGACGAGATGTACACGACCTTTCCCTCGCTGGCCCGACGGCGCGGCCAGGCGGCCCGGCACCTCAGCGGCGGCGAGCAGCAGATGCTCGCCCTCGCCCGCGGGCTGATCCACAGGCCGCGGCTGCTGATGGTCGACGAGATGTCCCAGGGCCTGGCCCCGACGGTGGTCGACGCCCTCTTCGCGCTGGTGGCGACGCTGCCCGCCCGGGGCACATCGCTGCTCCTGGTCGAGCAGTTCGTGAGCCGCGCCCTCGCCCTCGCCTCGCGCGCCTACGTGCTCGAGAAGGGCGAGCTCAGCTACGTGGGGAGCGCCGCGGCCCTGGCCGCCGACGAGTCCTTCGTGCGCGGCTCCTATCTCGGTGATGCGGGCGCGCCCGCAGGGGTGGGAGGATCTCGGGGATGA
- a CDS encoding branched-chain amino acid ABC transporter permease, producing the protein MTGAVSRNRRLGLAALVAAVALLPALESDFQRGLDSDAVIIALLVLSVVVLTGFVGQISFCQYSFAAMGAFTVGSLMDGHGWSFWLALPVAVAVAVLAGVLVGIPALRLSGLLLAVLTVAVALFTDRFLLVTGTWDGFSGGAVPWHPTRPSLLGAPLTGSYAYYLFALAILCVAVVLVWNLRRGKAGRVLRAVRDSELAAATVGLDVTAWKLAAFGLSAGIAGLAGALLAVRIGSVSPGSYDFLHSVQLTALATVMGVSAIAAAPAAGIATVFGPEVLSGISVSSTWFPLLIGGTLILQLVLVPEGAVVRTRHDIARLGRLLSGRRRRDPVARVA; encoded by the coding sequence ATGACCGGGGCGGTGTCGCGCAACCGGCGGCTCGGCCTCGCCGCGCTGGTGGCCGCGGTGGCGCTGCTCCCCGCCCTCGAGTCCGACTTCCAGCGCGGGCTCGACTCCGACGCCGTGATCATCGCCCTCCTGGTGCTCTCGGTGGTGGTGCTCACCGGCTTCGTCGGGCAGATCTCCTTCTGCCAGTACTCCTTCGCCGCCATGGGCGCCTTCACGGTGGGGTCGCTGATGGACGGTCACGGCTGGTCGTTCTGGCTGGCGCTGCCGGTCGCGGTCGCGGTGGCGGTGCTCGCCGGGGTGCTGGTCGGCATCCCCGCGCTGCGCCTCTCGGGCCTGCTGCTCGCGGTGCTCACCGTGGCGGTGGCGCTCTTCACCGACCGGTTCCTGCTGGTCACCGGCACCTGGGACGGATTCAGCGGCGGCGCCGTCCCCTGGCACCCCACCCGGCCGTCGCTGCTCGGCGCCCCCCTCACCGGCTCGTACGCGTACTACCTGTTCGCCCTGGCCATCCTCTGCGTCGCGGTGGTGCTGGTGTGGAACCTCCGCCGCGGGAAGGCGGGCCGGGTGCTGCGCGCGGTGCGCGACTCCGAGCTCGCCGCCGCCACCGTGGGCCTGGACGTCACCGCCTGGAAGCTCGCCGCCTTCGGGCTCTCCGCGGGGATCGCCGGGCTCGCCGGCGCCCTGCTCGCGGTGCGGATCGGCTCGGTGAGCCCCGGCTCCTACGACTTCCTCCACTCCGTGCAGCTCACCGCGCTCGCCACCGTGATGGGGGTGAGCGCCATCGCCGCGGCCCCCGCCGCCGGCATCGCCACCGTCTTCGGCCCCGAGGTGCTGAGCGGCATCTCGGTCTCCTCCACCTGGTTCCCCCTGCTCATCGGCGGCACCCTCATCCTCCAGCTGGTGCTGGTGCCCGAGGGGGCGGTGGTGCGCACCCGGCACGACATCGCGCGGCTCGGCCGGCTGCTCTCCGGACGCCGCCGGCGCGACCCCGTCGCCAGGGTGGCCTGA
- a CDS encoding DNA-3-methyladenine glycosylase 2 family protein, translating to MTAVDPSPAPPLRTLLRTRLPVDLRLTLFPLWRGGRDPSMRLGDGEVWRATRTPLGAATLRLRAGDGGLTAEAWGPGATWALEGAAALAGQLDDDSDFRPAGGLVAALRRRLPGLRLARTGGVLEPLVATVVEQRVSGKEAWTGFAALVRALGEPAPGPGGLLLPPSPAVLAGTPSWDYHRLGIERQRGDTIRRAARAASRLEEAGSMAAADALARLQAVPGVGVWTANSVALAALGDADAVPLGDWNLPHTVTFALTGRPRGSDAEMLELLAPYPGHRGRVLRLLLAAGLRAPRFGPRQRVRDLRAI from the coding sequence ATGACCGCCGTCGACCCCTCCCCCGCCCCTCCGCTCCGCACCCTGCTCCGCACCCGGCTGCCGGTCGACCTCCGGCTCACCCTGTTCCCGCTCTGGCGGGGCGGGCGTGACCCGTCGATGCGGCTCGGCGACGGGGAGGTGTGGCGCGCCACCCGCACCCCGCTCGGCGCCGCCACCCTGCGGCTGCGCGCCGGCGACGGCGGCCTGACCGCGGAGGCGTGGGGCCCGGGGGCGACGTGGGCGCTCGAGGGCGCGGCCGCGCTCGCCGGCCAGCTCGACGACGACTCGGACTTCCGCCCCGCGGGCGGGCTGGTGGCGGCGCTGCGCCGCCGGCTGCCGGGGCTGCGCCTCGCCCGCACCGGTGGGGTGCTCGAGCCGCTCGTCGCCACCGTGGTGGAGCAGCGGGTGAGCGGGAAGGAGGCGTGGACCGGCTTCGCGGCGCTGGTGCGGGCCCTCGGCGAGCCCGCCCCCGGCCCCGGAGGCCTGCTCCTCCCCCCCTCCCCCGCGGTGCTCGCCGGCACCCCCAGCTGGGACTACCACCGGCTCGGCATCGAGCGCCAGCGCGGCGACACCATCCGCCGCGCCGCCCGGGCGGCGTCACGGCTGGAGGAGGCGGGGAGCATGGCCGCCGCCGACGCCCTGGCGCGGCTCCAGGCGGTTCCGGGGGTGGGGGTCTGGACGGCGAACTCGGTGGCGCTCGCCGCCCTCGGCGACGCCGACGCGGTGCCGCTCGGCGACTGGAACCTCCCCCACACCGTGACCTTCGCGCTCACCGGCAGGCCGCGGGGGAGCGACGCCGAGATGCTCGAGCTGCTCGCGCCCTACCCCGGCCACCGCGGCCGGGTGCTGCGGCTGCTCCTCGCCGCCGGCCTGCGGGCCCCCCGCTTCGGTCCCCGCCAGCGGGTGCGCGACCTCCGCGCGATCTAG